Part of the Drosophila gunungcola strain Sukarami chromosome X unlocalized genomic scaffold, Dgunungcola_SK_2 000049F, whole genome shotgun sequence genome is shown below.
caaaaagctCTTTATGTAAATCCTTTGAGCTTTGGCTTTTAAAGTATGTTTCACATTTAAAGCTTTAACAAAAGCCTCAGGTTTAGACAGAGGCTAGACGCTTTCCTTAGAGACCctgaaagttaaaaaaaagctattaTTAAGGACTTTCCAAAAGCTTTGGTCctttaagctttttttaaacatcCACTAAAGTTGGCTTCTTTTTGATAGCTTTGAATGGAGGTTTGTTAGTATTTTCAAAACGACATTTCCTTAAATCCCTTAAAAAATCCAACCCAAAAGTAAACacactttaattttgtagtttttaaatcCACTTCATTGTTTCTCAttcgattttttgattttcgttttttgtacAATTGTCTAATACGATCCATCGTTAATATTTCACAAGTTATTGTAGAGTCGTGtataaaactttttacaaGGATAGTCCAAATGGGACCTCAACGTGATCAAAGGATAAGTTGCGGATGAGTTGaattgagttgagttgagtttgGGTGAGCGATGAAGCACAACATGGCCTATAATGAATTTCATAAATTCGTTCAGGAATCATAATACCTTGTTGTATAGCCTATACCAAATACGTACATATATCAACCTAAAGTAATGCGTAATATAGGTATACCTTGCCTAGAGTTTAAACTAAGGTTTGAACTAATGCGCCAAGCGAGCAGCAAACGATTGGGAACGATCTGGGTTTGGGTTTAAAAACAGGACTATTCGGGGGCATTACTACCTATATTGCAAACTTCCAGTGAGATCTATGGTCCTACGATACATATCGTGATGAGCTGCATTGCAATTCCGGTTGCCTTGTTCATCGTTGCAATTGTGATTTTCGTTTGCGGTTTCTTTCTTGTATTGTGTTGGTGGTACGAATTCGATTCCCCCTCTCGTTGCCCGGAGTTTATAGTAGTGCATTTGGAAATCCTACGGCTCCTGGCGCCCCAACAATCCGTAGACTATCCGCCTCCGGTTCTGCACCTCCGCCCTCATCGACTCCGTGTACGGATCGAAGGACAGCAGGCGTTTTCTTCCGCCGGAAGATGCCCTCCTTCCGCATGATGGCGCACCGCATCAGCGGCTCGCTGACCGGGAACTGCAGGAACTCCAGGATGGAGCGCAGCTCCCGCTCCGTGTGGTGGACCAGGTCGTCGTAGAACACCACCTTGATGCTGCCCGTGAAGTTGCGCGCCCAGCTAAGGTTCATCACCTCCCAGCCCTTGAGCTTGTTGCTCACGAATTGCTGCCAATCTGTAATGGGAAAAACTATTACTTATATTGTAGgtaatttagaaaaataaaaaaaaacaaatcataaaGTGAAATGATTATCGGGCTAGACAACTTTTTACCCCATTTAAAAGGGCCTACATGTTTGTAAGTctgttaaaatatatgttcttttataaaaaggggtttaacttttcttaatatttaatatttaataaatgggCCCACATGTTTTCAAGTCTGTTTAAAAAATAGCTTCTAATCTAACTTGAAAATTGTatcaaaatgaaatgcaattgCAATGCATGTCggtatatacaatttatacaatatggccttttaaaacaaaaccaatccaaattaaaattgaccATTGCctacatatttatataacatatattaattaatttaaagatttttagatttgaaaggaattatatattttgatataatgagaacttttaaattgatatttccaaattaaagTATTGTAGTTCCTTAAACCTACTATAATATTTTCCGGAATTATCACTTTAGTGTTTTCATTATAGGtatctaataaaataaagccaTTGAAAAAATATCTAAGAGTAATTATGTATTATCCAAACATCTATTAAGTATTAGTTTTCTGTgcgcttaaataaaatgaaatcaaatgaaCTTGTCCTGTCGGTATGCACAAATATTAGGTGATAAGCCTATTATAATAGTTTCTAATGCCTAATTGCCGCAATTGGATTTAATTAGTAGAATATACATAGCCAGATCGTACATTTCCCCTTGGTGCGCTTGTAGCGATCCGGCGATGCGAATCCGATGTGACCGCCACTCTGGCGATTGAACTCGGCGATGATGGCCTTCTCGGGATCGCGGACCAGGAGGATGGCCTTCGAGAAGGGCGCCCAGGCCTTGCTGCCCCACTCGTGGGTCTTCACCAGTAATACTGAGCTGTTGCAGACGTTCTCCGCCGGAAAGCCGGTCTTCAGCAGGCCGTAGTCCTTGTAGATGCTGCCCGTGAGGATGCCGGTCGACTGCTGGAGCAGGTAGCGCAGCCAGGTGTTCCCGCTGCCCGGGAAACTGGCCAAGGCGGTCAGCGCTGGCAGGGACTGCAGGGCGGCACTCACGTCGCTGGGCAGGGCCGCTGTGGGGTCAATGTGGGGTCAATGGGTTAGCGAGGTTAAAAAGGTCACATCCCTCAACTCAACTACTCACTGTAGAAGTCGGCCTTGTAGTCCGCGTAGATTGGAAGATCTCGATTATGTACTTTAGGTCGCGACACCAGCGTATCGTCATCTTGCGGCTGGGCATCGGAAACCGAGGACTATGAAAGCTGGGAAACTGCAGATGACAAAACGGAACAAATATTACACTTAAATAGCGCTTTTATGTTCAATATGATGTGTTTAATAGTTAAGTTAtattaacttattttgttCAGTTTCGCAGCTGATAGTTggaatgcattttaatttaaaccccAAGATAAAATGTAAACATGGGCTTAGTGTTCAGTatgatttgataaaaatttaagtagAATTTGTCTTATTCTGTTCAGTtccgcatttaaaatttgacctcaaaaattcaattatttcattCGGTTATTCGGttaaaagtgatttaaatattgtaaatatttctgtaGCATCGCCAACACTcaattattgtattttatcttaaaaaccaaattattaaattattccTTTGATTAATGGCACTCTAGCTGCACACTTGATTTTatgatttgtatttttaatggtctttaaaatgtatatgtaattattttatcgCACAATTGAAGTACATTTGAGACGTTTAATATCGTTTTTTCTTTCTGCCAGTGTATAGTATGGTATGTAATAGCTTGCCCAGCTATTTTCGTACTTTTCCCTTTGAATGCCACAGGGCACTCGTGTTTCATTGGCgctaaattgtaaaattgtaaatatgtaaaattgtAAGATTCGTGACTCACCTCGGCGAAGCGTTCGATGCGCGGTCTTTTGGGATGCGAGCCGGGAATGTTGTTCATGGAGAGGAACAGAACGCCGCCTATGTAGATGATGATGGTTGCCGAGACACCGAAAAAGCGCCAGCCTTGTAGTGCCATATCGCCGTCTTTGCATTACTGAAATGATTATCGGGATTATCGGGTGTATCAACTGCGGTTTCATTGCGGCACTGGCAAGAGCTATGCGCTCCGCTCgtttatgttaaaataattcaaatgaaCATGTTCGAATTAATGAAGCCAATTAACTGGTCGAAAGACGAGGAAGCGGAatcaatttggttttttttttttttttttttttgttgattttgttatGACAACGAAACAAATGCGCAAAggaccagaaaaaaaaaaacagaagccATTTTCATGTCCATATCCGCGAGCACTCACTTGGCTAACTTGGGTGACTTGGCTGACTTGACTAACCTGGCCAAATGGGCCCGGAATTACCGACTTGGTAACCCCGACAACCCCGCAGTGCCAGCAGTGACAAAAGCGGAAACAGGGAGCACTTGAGTTTGGGTTGCAAATGAAAACTGAGGAGAACCCAGTGAAAAAATTGAGGGCACGAAACAAAATATACTCTTACTTAATGCTTGGGGGCCAAAATGATTGATATCTTTTCGTTCATGTTGATAAAGGTCTCCGGTGACTGATTCTCAATAATCGCACAGTTCCAAATCATTAGGGGTAGAGAAAATAAGTTTCTTTTATTACTAGGGGACGACACCccattaaagaaaattataaaataagaaatgtaATATATGCAAATCTTCATAATAATAGCTGTACGAACATCTTTAAAAAGTGCgtataataaaaactaagaAGTAAAATATTCATACCAAAACCATActaaactttattaataaaaaaatatctggtaggttttaagcatttaacaaaatttaagtaattgctggtaataaatatctaaaaaagaaactaaatgaaattaaagagagaaaaattgctaggaaaaagttttgaataAGAGAGTACAAACATAAGTATTTGtatatgtaaacatttttaatgcagTTCAAACTGCAGAAACTTTTCAaagcttttatatttaattataatgattaaaaacggttaaaaataatgatgtaAGCATTGTAAATATCTCTTAAGACCTTCATTAAATAGTGAATGCAACAAAAGCCACCTTTCAGACCGTGATGAAAGATAATCTAGACTTGTTCGGATGAGAAAAGACTTATTCTGGAGAACACTTCTTAATAAAGCCCTAAACACCCTTTAGAAAAGGGCATCGAGGGGGGTAAGAGAACAAGAGAATAAAAGCCTTGTCATGCCTTCAACGGAATTCCTTGAGCTGCATAAAACGCTTACGAAATCCGCAAAAGGACAccccatacacacacacacacacacacacatgcatgGCACACACTAAATGCGAAAATTTATGCAACAGCTGGGCAAAGGCGGCGAGGGGCGCTCGAAGAGTCCTCGTCCTTGGCCTGCGGAATCGTTGAGGCACCGACAAACTTTGGACGGGCCAACAGCAGCGGATCCCGTCGAAAAAGCCGCTGGCTGATGATGATATAAGATATGGTACTCCACCCCGGAAGACCGCGGAAGAGAACCGCACGCCACCCCGGAACTTCTTGAACCACCCACCCCACCACGTTGGCGGTGGTGgcccaaaaactagttcaaCGCTGAAACAAGAcgcaaacaaaaagaaaacccaaGGCGAAAAAAGG
Proteins encoded:
- the LOC128261015 gene encoding LOW QUALITY PROTEIN: WSCD family member CG9164 (The sequence of the model RefSeq protein was modified relative to this genomic sequence to represent the inferred CDS: inserted 1 base in 1 codon; deleted 1 base in 1 codon), whose amino-acid sequence is MALQGWRFFGVSATIIIYIGGVLFLSMNNIPGSHPKRPRIERFAEFPSFHSPRFPMPSRKMTIRWCRDLKYXNRDLPIYADYKADFYTALPSDVSAALQSLPALTALASFPGSGNTWLRYLLQQSTGILTGSIYKDYGLLKTGFPAENVCNSSVLLVKTHEWGSKAWAPFSKAILLVRDPEKAIIAEFNRQSGGHIGFASPDRYKRTKGKYWQQFVSNKLKGWEVMNLSWARNFTGSIKVVFYDDLVHHTERELRSILEFLQFPVSEPLMRCAIMRKEGIFRRKKRLLSFDPYTESMRAEVQNRRRIVYGLLGRQEP